A genomic window from Triticum urartu cultivar G1812 chromosome 7, Tu2.1, whole genome shotgun sequence includes:
- the LOC125520073 gene encoding uncharacterized protein LOC125520073, whose protein sequence is MSKKNHRDHDAWILTVDMRTKRVGEPVPFNAKRSSDRNRNPTYIPCALNKYLNNESDLAQVGLQNAHFHGHFSLQLPLQNSNKHSNISQQKRQRLLSPQKANSYPNAYQQKRQTIDSNEATGSCTSHQITREILDANVRWAKYTNPPDYLFGLMGSRDEGDWGD, encoded by the exons atgtccaagaaaaatcatcgggATCATGATGCATGGATTCTCACTGTTGACATGAGGACCAAGAGAGTGGGAGAGCCAGTGCCATTTAATGCCAAGAGATCATCAGATCGTAATCGTAATCCCACCTACATTCCTTGTGCGCTGAACAAATATCTGAATAATGAATCAG ATCTAGCTCAGGTTGGCTTGCAAAATGCCCATTTTCATGGACATTTTTCGCTTCAG CTGCCCCTTCAAAACTCGAACAAGCACAGTAATATTTCCCAACAGAAACGGCAGCGACTG CTGTCCCCGCAGAAAGCGAACAGCTATCCTAATGCTTACCAACAGAAGCGGCAGACCATTGATTCAAATGAGGCGACCGGCTCATGCACTTCTCATCAG ATAACACGTGAGATTCTTGATGCTAATGTGCGATGGGCAAAGTATACAAACCCACCAGATTATCTGTTCGGTTTGATGGGGTCTAGAGATGAAGGGGATTGGGGGGATTAA